In the genome of Gloeotrichia echinulata CP02, one region contains:
- the urtA gene encoding urea ABC transporter substrate-binding protein codes for MSRQFNRRRFLIYTSATIGSTILLKACANNSPSPTESPATSPAASPTTAASGETIKVGILHSLSGTLSISEKSVVDAEKLAIKEINAAGGILGKQIEAIVEDGASNWDTFREKATKLIDQDKVTVVFGCWTSASRKNVKPVFESKDHQLWYPVQYEGQECSKNIFYTGAAPNQQIEPSVDWLLKNKGKEFFLVGSDYVFPRTANTIIKAQLEALGGKTVGEDYLPLGNTEVTAIITKIKQALPNGGVIYNTLNGDSNVAFFKQLKGAGLTPDKYPSMSVSIAEEEVKAIGVQYLKGHYAAWNYFQTVDTPANKKFVEAFKKEYGADRVTNDPMEAAYIAVYLWKQSVEKAGTTDIAKVRSAAYGQTIDAPEGKVTLNVNHHLSKVVRIGQVRDDGLFDIIYASPAPVEPIPWNQFVKETKGFACDWSDPAKGGKYKKV; via the coding sequence TAGACAATTTAACCGACGTAGGTTTTTGATTTACACCTCTGCAACTATCGGTAGCACCATTTTACTCAAGGCTTGTGCGAATAACTCCCCCAGTCCCACTGAGAGTCCAGCAACGTCTCCTGCTGCTTCTCCTACAACTGCGGCTAGTGGTGAGACTATCAAAGTAGGTATTTTACACTCGCTCAGTGGCACACTATCTATTAGTGAAAAAAGCGTTGTCGATGCAGAGAAATTAGCCATCAAGGAAATTAACGCTGCAGGTGGTATTTTAGGTAAACAAATTGAAGCAATAGTCGAAGATGGCGCTTCTAACTGGGATACCTTTAGAGAAAAAGCAACCAAGTTGATTGATCAAGATAAAGTGACTGTCGTTTTTGGTTGTTGGACTTCTGCTAGCCGCAAAAATGTTAAGCCAGTTTTTGAGAGTAAAGACCATCAGCTTTGGTATCCCGTACAGTATGAAGGTCAAGAGTGTTCTAAAAACATTTTCTACACAGGTGCAGCGCCAAATCAACAAATCGAACCATCTGTAGATTGGCTACTCAAAAATAAGGGTAAGGAATTCTTTTTGGTAGGCTCAGATTACGTTTTCCCCCGGACTGCTAACACCATTATTAAAGCTCAATTAGAAGCTTTAGGTGGCAAAACAGTAGGTGAAGATTATTTACCATTAGGTAACACAGAAGTTACAGCAATCATCACTAAAATTAAGCAAGCTTTGCCCAATGGCGGAGTTATTTACAACACTTTAAATGGTGATAGCAATGTGGCTTTCTTCAAACAATTGAAAGGTGCTGGTTTAACACCAGATAAATATCCTTCTATGTCTGTAAGTATTGCCGAAGAAGAAGTTAAGGCTATTGGTGTTCAGTATCTCAAAGGACACTACGCAGCTTGGAACTACTTCCAAACAGTAGATACACCAGCTAACAAGAAATTCGTCGAAGCGTTTAAGAAAGAATATGGTGCAGATCGGGTAACAAATGACCCGATGGAAGCTGCATATATCGCAGTTTATTTGTGGAAACAATCTGTAGAAAAAGCAGGTACTACTGACATAGCCAAGGTGCGGAGTGCAGCCTATGGTCAAACTATCGATGCACCGGAAGGAAAAGTTACGCTAAATGTCAATCATCACCTATCCAAAGTTGTGCGGATTGGTCAAGTAAGGGATGATGGTTTGTTTGATATTATCTATGCTTCACCCGCACCAGTTGAGCCTATTCCTTGGAATCAATTTGTGAAAGAAACTAAGGGATTTGCTTGCGATTGGTCAGATCCAGCTAAAGGTGGTAAGTACAAAAAGGTCTAA
- the urtE gene encoding urea ABC transporter ATP-binding subunit UrtE translates to MLNISHLNVYYGESHILRNVDLTVPSGQMVCLIGRNGVGKTTLLKTIMGLLKPRSGTIDFAGELINSKSPDQRAKIGIGYVPQGREIIPRLTVKENLLLGLEARKHQPKKAEITEEIFSLFPVLKKMLSRMGGDLSGGQQQQLAIARALMGQPQLLVLDEPTEGIQPSIILEIEAAVRRIVETTGISVLLVEQHLHFVRQADYYYAMQKGGIVASGSTDELSQDVIQRFLAV, encoded by the coding sequence ATGCTAAACATCTCTCACCTTAACGTTTACTACGGTGAAAGCCATATTCTCCGCAACGTAGATTTAACTGTACCATCTGGACAAATGGTGTGCCTAATTGGACGCAATGGTGTAGGTAAAACAACCCTACTTAAAACAATTATGGGGTTACTCAAACCCCGCAGTGGTACAATTGACTTTGCAGGGGAATTAATTAACTCAAAATCCCCAGATCAAAGGGCAAAAATCGGTATTGGTTATGTTCCCCAAGGACGAGAAATTATCCCTCGCTTGACAGTAAAAGAAAATCTGCTGTTGGGATTAGAAGCTAGAAAGCATCAGCCCAAAAAAGCAGAAATTACCGAAGAAATTTTTAGCTTATTCCCCGTGTTGAAAAAAATGCTTTCGCGCATGGGTGGTGATTTAAGTGGTGGACAGCAACAACAACTAGCGATCGCCCGTGCTTTAATGGGACAACCTCAATTACTCGTGTTAGATGAACCAACCGAAGGTATTCAACCCTCAATCATCTTAGAAATTGAAGCCGCAGTGCGTCGCATCGTCGAAACTACAGGTATTTCTGTGTTATTGGTAGAGCAACATTTACACTTTGTCCGTCAGGCCGATTACTATTACGCTATGCAAAAAGGCGGTATTGTTGCTTCTGGTTCAACTGATGAACTCAGTCAGGATGTGATTCAACGGTTTTTGGCGGTTTAA
- a CDS encoding alpha/beta hydrolase: protein MFSIICYLSFVICHLSFVITHNSLLITHYSLLITHYSLLITHYSLLITHNS from the coding sequence ATGTTTAGCATAATTTGTTATTTGTCATTTGTCATTTGTCATTTGTCATTTGTCATTACTCATAACTCATTACTCATAACTCATTACTCATTACTCATTACTCATTACTCATTACTCATTACTCATTACTCATTACTCATAACTCATAACTCATAA
- the urtD gene encoding urea ABC transporter ATP-binding protein UrtD, with protein sequence MNAKILETENVTVSFDGFKALNQLNFNMDVGELRVVIGPNGAGKTTFLDVITGKVQPTIGRVLFKGKNLGSLPEHQIARLGIGRKFQTPRVYLNLTPRENLEITSNRNKNVFSTLFGRSHRAEKNSIKGLLETIGLTLKADIPAALLSHGEKQRLEIGMLVAQSPDLLLVDEPVAGLTDEETYNIGELLLTLAQSHSILVIEHDMEFVRQIARKVTVLHEGTVLCEGNFEQIQNDPRVIEVYLGHSE encoded by the coding sequence ATGAACGCCAAAATCTTGGAAACTGAAAATGTAACTGTGAGTTTTGATGGTTTTAAAGCTCTAAACCAACTTAACTTTAATATGGATGTGGGAGAGTTACGAGTAGTAATTGGTCCCAATGGTGCTGGTAAAACCACATTTTTGGATGTGATTACGGGTAAAGTCCAACCAACTATTGGGCGAGTCCTATTCAAAGGAAAAAACCTGGGTTCTTTACCTGAGCATCAAATTGCACGCCTGGGTATTGGGCGCAAATTTCAAACACCGAGAGTTTATCTTAATCTAACGCCACGAGAAAATCTGGAAATTACCAGTAACCGCAATAAAAATGTTTTTTCTACCTTGTTTGGACGTTCCCATCGGGCTGAAAAAAATAGCATTAAAGGTTTATTAGAAACGATTGGTTTAACTCTTAAAGCAGACATTCCAGCAGCTTTGTTATCCCACGGAGAAAAGCAACGTTTAGAAATTGGAATGTTAGTAGCACAGTCCCCTGATTTATTACTTGTTGATGAACCAGTCGCAGGTTTAACAGATGAAGAAACCTATAATATCGGCGAACTACTTTTAACCCTAGCCCAAAGTCATTCAATTTTAGTCATTGAACATGATATGGAATTTGTCCGCCAAATTGCCAGAAAAGTCACAGTATTACATGAAGGTACTGTACTCTGTGAAGGCAATTTTGAGCAAATCCAAAATGACCCCCGCGTCATCGAAGTATATCTAGGACACAGTGAATAG
- the urtB gene encoding urea ABC transporter permease subunit UrtB, with protein sequence MLTGFLDAVFNGISIGSVLLIAALGLAIIFGLMGVINMAHGELMMFGAYTTFVVQNGCKQLGGIWFEVYIFLALIIAFIFTAAIGLLLERGVIRYLYGRPLETLLATWGVSLIFQQFVRSVNWVLVIGLVLFSVLFFGSLWLLNSRTNMERIRNWVVSVILFLSLGMTIVTGNLLSQTYQLAVTKPWFGAQNVDVTAPTWLQSGISLGGVQLPFARLFIIALTIICVVGIYLFLQRSIWGLRIRAVTQNRSMSACLGIPTQKVDAITFALGSGLAGVAGCAISLLGSVGPNTGQNYIIDTFMVVVVGGVGNLAGTIVAALGIGTANFLVGSGTLALLLTPVKPLADFFIFFATTSMAKVMVFVLIIVFLQWKPAGIFPQKGRSVDA encoded by the coding sequence GTGTTAACAGGTTTCTTGGATGCTGTCTTTAATGGTATTAGTATCGGTTCTGTCTTATTAATTGCTGCGTTGGGACTAGCCATTATATTTGGCTTGATGGGCGTAATTAATATGGCGCATGGCGAATTGATGATGTTTGGTGCTTATACAACATTTGTTGTGCAAAATGGTTGTAAGCAATTGGGGGGGATTTGGTTTGAAGTTTATATATTTTTGGCTTTAATCATCGCTTTTATTTTCACGGCGGCTATCGGATTGCTTCTCGAAAGAGGTGTGATTCGTTACCTCTATGGACGCCCCTTAGAAACTCTCCTCGCAACTTGGGGAGTAAGTTTGATTTTTCAGCAGTTTGTCAGGAGTGTGAATTGGGTATTGGTAATTGGCTTAGTGTTGTTTTCTGTGTTGTTTTTTGGGAGTTTATGGTTGTTAAATTCCCGCACGAATATGGAGAGAATTCGTAACTGGGTTGTGTCGGTGATATTATTTTTATCACTGGGGATGACAATTGTCACGGGCAATTTATTGAGTCAAACTTATCAGCTAGCAGTAACTAAACCTTGGTTTGGCGCTCAAAATGTGGATGTAACGGCTCCGACTTGGTTACAATCTGGTATATCTTTAGGTGGTGTGCAATTACCTTTTGCTAGGTTATTTATTATTGCTTTAACGATAATTTGTGTAGTTGGAATTTATTTATTTTTACAGCGTTCTATCTGGGGCTTAAGAATTCGGGCTGTGACGCAAAACCGCAGTATGAGTGCTTGTTTAGGTATCCCAACTCAGAAAGTTGATGCTATCACTTTTGCGCTGGGTTCTGGTTTGGCTGGTGTGGCTGGATGTGCGATTAGTTTACTCGGTTCTGTTGGACCAAATACGGGTCAAAATTATATTATTGACACGTTTATGGTGGTGGTTGTCGGTGGTGTGGGTAATTTAGCAGGTACTATTGTCGCTGCTTTGGGAATTGGTACAGCTAACTTTTTAGTTGGTTCTGGTACTCTGGCTTTGTTGTTGACTCCTGTTAAGCCTTTGGCTGATTTCTTTATTTTTTTTGCAACAACAAGTATGGCTAAGGTGATGGTATTTGTGCTGATTATTGTATTTTTACAATGGAAGCCTGCGGGAATTTTTCCGCAAAAGGGTCGTAGTGTTGATGCTTGA
- the urtC gene encoding urea ABC transporter permease subunit UrtC yields MSRKGVRLILIEVGVVLAIALILILIMPLVLSEFRLNLLGRFLSLAIVALGIDLIWGYTGLLSLGHGIFFGLGGYAIAMYLKLQVPPGELPDFMGLYGVTELPWFWRPFYSFPIAMVAVVMIPALLAGILGYLVFRNRIKGVYFSILTQAAIIVFFNFFNGQQQFFNGTNGLIDFTTFFGATVSDGKTKLVFYTLTVVFLAATYGVCRWLTSGRFGRLLIAIRDDESRVRFSGYDPTDYKTLVFAVSGAIAGIAGAFYTLQSGSVSPRAMDIAFSIEMVIWVAVGGRATLIGAIVGTLLVNYARAFLSEQFAEIWLFFQGALFLIVVTVLPDGLVGWLRNQNIPIFHRTKEIATYPSLEEDPEVEHERQNLGN; encoded by the coding sequence ATGAGTAGGAAAGGGGTTAGGTTGATATTGATTGAGGTTGGGGTGGTGCTGGCGATCGCACTTATCCTTATATTGATTATGCCTTTGGTGTTGTCTGAGTTTCGTCTGAATTTGTTGGGGCGATTTTTGTCGCTGGCGATTGTGGCTTTGGGGATTGATTTGATTTGGGGTTACACTGGGTTGTTGAGTTTGGGACATGGTATTTTCTTTGGTTTGGGTGGATATGCAATTGCTATGTATTTGAAGTTGCAAGTTCCCCCTGGTGAATTACCTGATTTTATGGGACTTTATGGGGTGACGGAACTTCCCTGGTTTTGGCGACCTTTCTATTCTTTTCCGATAGCAATGGTGGCTGTGGTGATGATTCCGGCTTTATTAGCTGGAATTTTAGGATATTTGGTATTTCGCAATCGCATTAAGGGGGTTTATTTTTCGATTTTGACTCAAGCTGCAATTATTGTATTTTTCAATTTTTTTAATGGTCAACAACAGTTTTTTAATGGTACTAATGGATTAATAGATTTCACCACATTTTTTGGTGCAACTGTTAGTGATGGGAAAACAAAATTGGTTTTCTACACTCTGACGGTAGTGTTTCTCGCCGCTACCTATGGGGTTTGTCGCTGGTTGACAAGTGGACGTTTTGGACGCTTGTTAATCGCAATTCGTGATGATGAAAGTCGGGTCAGATTTTCTGGCTATGACCCTACAGATTATAAAACTTTGGTGTTTGCTGTTTCGGGTGCGATCGCAGGTATAGCAGGAGCATTTTACACCCTCCAAAGTGGTTCTGTGTCACCCAGGGCAATGGATATTGCTTTTTCGATTGAAATGGTGATTTGGGTAGCTGTGGGGGGACGCGCTACATTAATCGGCGCAATTGTTGGTACTTTATTAGTTAATTATGCCCGCGCTTTTTTAAGCGAACAATTTGCCGAAATCTGGCTATTTTTCCAAGGGGCACTATTTTTAATTGTTGTGACAGTGCTACCTGATGGTTTGGTTGGATGGTTGCGTAATCAAAACATTCCTATTTTTCACCGCACTAAAGAAATTGCTACATATCCCAGTTTAGAAGAAGACCCTGAAGTGGAACATGAACGCCAAAATCTTGGAAACTGA